One genomic segment of Candidatus Macondimonas diazotrophica includes these proteins:
- the kdpB gene encoding potassium-transporting ATPase subunit KdpB, with translation MSQSKSASIFDARILVPALGGALKKLNPRTLARNPVMFVVAVVSVLTTSLFLKDILTGAGDLGFSFQIILWLWFTILFANFAEAVAEGRGKAQADSLRRSSTETQAKLLTNGSSDSVKLVPGTSLKVGDVVLVEAGDIIPSDGEIIEGIASVNEAAITGESAPVIRESGGDRSAVTGGTQVLSDWIKVRITAAAGSTFIDRMISLVEGAERQKTPNEIALNVLLAGLTLIFVLATATIPAFAAYAGGSIPVIVLAALFVTLIPTTIGALLSAIGIAGMDRLVRFNVLAMSGRAVEAAGDVDTLLLDKTGTITLGNRQATEFRPIKGVTEQELADAAQLASLTDETPEGRSIVVLAKEKYGIRGRAMRSLNATFVPFTAQSRMSGVDFDGSSIRKGAVDAVLKHVEQNSAANSSTRATAESKRELEAIANDIAKIGGTPLAVVKDGRLLGVIHLKDIVKGGIRERFAELRRMGIRTVMITGDNPMTAAAIAAEAGVDDFLAEATPENKLTLIREEQAKGKLVAMCGDGTNDAPALAQADVGVAMNTGTVAAREAGNMVDLDSDPTKLIEIVEIGKQLLMTRGALTTFSIANDVAKYFAIVPAMFIALYPQQGALNIMGLSTPQSAILSAIIFNALIIIALIPLSLKGVAYKAIGADGLLKRNLLIYGLGGLIVPFLGIKAIDLVITAIGLA, from the coding sequence ATGAGCCAGTCTAAGTCCGCGAGCATCTTCGATGCTCGTATCCTTGTTCCCGCACTTGGGGGCGCACTCAAAAAACTTAATCCGCGCACGTTGGCCAGGAACCCTGTGATGTTCGTTGTCGCCGTCGTCTCGGTCCTTACGACGAGCCTGTTTCTCAAGGACATCCTAACCGGCGCGGGCGATCTCGGCTTTTCTTTCCAGATTATCCTCTGGCTCTGGTTCACGATCCTATTCGCGAATTTCGCAGAGGCGGTTGCCGAGGGGCGCGGCAAGGCACAGGCGGATTCGCTTCGCCGCTCAAGCACCGAGACGCAGGCCAAGCTGCTGACCAACGGCAGCAGCGACAGCGTCAAACTGGTGCCCGGCACAAGCCTGAAAGTGGGCGATGTGGTGCTGGTCGAGGCCGGCGACATCATCCCGTCGGACGGCGAGATTATCGAGGGAATCGCTTCGGTCAACGAGGCGGCGATCACGGGTGAATCCGCTCCCGTGATCCGCGAGTCCGGCGGCGACCGTTCGGCCGTGACCGGCGGCACGCAGGTGCTTTCGGACTGGATCAAGGTCAGGATCACGGCGGCGGCTGGATCAACCTTCATCGACCGCATGATCTCTCTGGTCGAGGGCGCGGAGCGTCAGAAGACCCCCAATGAGATCGCACTGAACGTTCTGCTAGCAGGGCTGACCCTCATCTTCGTGCTAGCGACGGCGACGATTCCTGCCTTCGCAGCCTATGCCGGCGGCTCGATCCCGGTGATCGTGCTGGCGGCGCTGTTCGTCACGTTGATCCCGACCACCATCGGCGCGCTACTTTCAGCGATCGGCATCGCCGGGATGGATCGCCTCGTGCGCTTCAATGTGCTCGCCATGTCCGGTCGCGCTGTCGAGGCGGCCGGCGATGTCGACACGCTTCTTCTCGACAAGACTGGCACGATCACGCTCGGCAACCGCCAGGCGACCGAGTTCCGCCCAATCAAAGGCGTTACCGAACAGGAATTGGCCGACGCTGCGCAACTGGCCTCGCTCACCGACGAGACGCCCGAGGGCCGCTCGATCGTCGTGCTCGCCAAGGAGAAATACGGCATCCGCGGCCGTGCCATGCGGTCGCTCAACGCGACATTCGTGCCGTTCACCGCGCAAAGCCGCATGAGTGGCGTCGACTTCGACGGCTCGTCCATTCGCAAGGGCGCCGTTGACGCCGTCCTCAAGCACGTCGAGCAGAACTCCGCTGCGAACAGCTCCACCCGCGCCACTGCGGAAAGCAAGCGTGAACTGGAGGCGATTGCCAACGACATTGCCAAGATTGGCGGCACGCCTTTGGCGGTCGTCAAGGATGGCAGGCTGCTCGGCGTAATCCACCTTAAGGACATTGTCAAAGGCGGCATTCGCGAGCGCTTCGCAGAACTGCGCCGGATGGGTATCCGCACGGTAATGATTACCGGCGATAACCCTATGACTGCGGCCGCGATCGCGGCCGAGGCGGGCGTCGACGACTTTCTCGCCGAGGCCACGCCGGAGAACAAACTAACACTGATCCGCGAGGAGCAGGCCAAGGGCAAGCTGGTCGCCATGTGCGGCGACGGTACTAACGACGCGCCGGCGCTTGCCCAGGCCGATGTCGGCGTGGCGATGAACACCGGGACCGTGGCGGCACGCGAGGCCGGCAACATGGTCGACCTCGACTCCGATCCGACCAAGCTCATCGAGATCGTCGAGATCGGCAAGCAGCTCCTGATGACGCGCGGCGCGCTGACGACCTTCTCGATCGCCAACGACGTTGCGAAGTATTTCGCGATCGTGCCGGCGATGTTCATCGCGCTCTATCCGCAACAGGGGGCGCTCAACATCATGGGCCTGTCGACGCCGCAAAGCGCCATCCTATCGGCGATCATCTTCAACGCCCTCATCATCATTGCGCTCATTCCGCTGTCGCTCAAAGGCGTCGCCTACAAGGCGATCGGCGCGGACGGGCTCTTGAAGCGCAACCTTCTCATCTACGGGCTTGGCGGCCTGATCGTGCCCTTCCTCGGCATCAAGGCGATTGACCTCGTCATTACCGCCATCGGCCTCGCCTGA
- a CDS encoding PTS sugar transporter subunit IIA — translation MKISEVMKPDDVLIDVSVSSKGRLLQQLSDKAARALGVSERDILAALESREALGSTGIGAGIAIPHAPVAGIERPFGLFVRLTKPIEFDAIDDEPVDIVCLILTPPEGQANHLKLLANVARQLRSEHVLKRIRSTREANHIYSAITECDD, via the coding sequence ATGAAAATCTCTGAGGTCATGAAGCCGGACGATGTGCTAATCGATGTATCCGTCTCCTCGAAAGGCAGATTGTTGCAGCAACTCTCGGATAAGGCCGCGCGCGCGCTCGGCGTCAGCGAGCGTGACATCCTGGCCGCCTTGGAGAGCAGAGAAGCTCTTGGCTCCACCGGAATCGGGGCCGGCATCGCAATCCCGCACGCGCCCGTCGCCGGTATTGAACGGCCTTTTGGGCTCTTTGTCCGGCTCACCAAGCCGATCGAATTCGACGCGATTGACGATGAACCCGTGGACATCGTCTGCCTGATCCTGACGCCACCTGAAGGTCAGGCCAATCACCTGAAGCTGCTCGCCAACGTCGCGCGGCAATTGCGGTCTGAGCATGTGTTGAAGAGAATCCGATCAACAAGGGAGGCCAACCACATCTACTCAGCAATTACAGAGTGTGATGATTGA
- the kdpF gene encoding K(+)-transporting ATPase subunit F: MIFDYVLGGAVTLFVTTYLIYALLRPERF; the protein is encoded by the coding sequence ATGATATTTGACTATGTTTTGGGTGGCGCGGTGACGCTGTTCGTCACGACCTACCTCATCTATGCGCTGCTGCGCCCCGAGCGCTTCTGA
- the kdpA gene encoding potassium-transporting ATPase subunit KdpA has product MLTQSILFVVLIVGGTALISWPLGRYMKWAMDPIDPSSGIAGWKNRAFRVVGGPLTTQDQDWKRYMLAMLAFNVVMFVVTYGFLALQQYLPFNPDGKEALEGSLIFNTAASFTSNTNLQHYSGEVSLSYLSQLGGLMWLQFVSAATGIAALVALARGLAGRPLGNFFVDVQRATFLVLLPVAFVFAILLVLGGVPMTFSGSAIATTLEGVQQTIARGPVAAFVSIKQLGTNGGGFFGPNSTHPLENPSFWTNIVEMIAIILIPMACVWMFGRVIGRIRHAGVIFAVMLAFIAIKITGAVYFESVPTQAFANLPIEQTVGNLEGKEMRFGPTGGPLWSVLTTSTSNGSVGAMHDSLNPITGLMPMVGMWLNATFGGVGVGMINMFLYIVVGVFIAGMMIGRTPEYLGWRVESREVKFALFALLAHGLFILGGTAIFAATPWGADTLNNVGPHGFSEILYEFSSASANNGSGFEGLGDNTVPWNLATGIVMLLARFIPIILPLAIVGSLSAKRRSMESSGTLSVEGGVFATMLAATIIVVGALTFFPAATLGPIAEHVITMN; this is encoded by the coding sequence ATGCTGACACAATCCATTCTCTTCGTCGTCCTCATCGTTGGAGGAACGGCGCTCATCTCTTGGCCGCTTGGCCGCTACATGAAATGGGCGATGGACCCGATCGATCCATCGTCCGGCATTGCCGGATGGAAGAACCGTGCCTTCAGGGTTGTAGGCGGCCCCCTGACCACCCAGGATCAGGACTGGAAACGCTACATGCTCGCGATGCTGGCCTTCAACGTGGTCATGTTCGTGGTCACGTATGGCTTCCTCGCGCTTCAGCAATATCTGCCCTTCAATCCGGACGGCAAGGAAGCGCTGGAAGGCAGCCTGATCTTCAACACGGCCGCTTCGTTCACGTCTAACACCAACCTGCAGCACTATTCGGGTGAAGTTTCTCTCAGCTACCTGTCGCAGCTCGGCGGGTTGATGTGGCTCCAGTTTGTGTCGGCCGCCACAGGTATCGCGGCCCTCGTTGCGCTCGCCCGCGGCCTCGCCGGCCGTCCGCTCGGCAACTTCTTTGTTGACGTGCAGCGCGCCACCTTCCTCGTGCTGCTTCCTGTCGCCTTCGTGTTTGCGATCCTTCTGGTTCTCGGCGGCGTGCCGATGACCTTCAGCGGCAGTGCCATCGCTACCACGCTCGAAGGTGTTCAGCAGACAATCGCCCGCGGACCCGTCGCAGCGTTCGTTTCCATCAAGCAGCTCGGCACCAATGGCGGCGGCTTCTTCGGCCCCAACAGCACGCATCCGCTCGAGAACCCGAGCTTCTGGACCAACATCGTCGAAATGATCGCCATCATCCTGATTCCGATGGCCTGCGTATGGATGTTTGGGCGAGTCATCGGCCGTATACGCCACGCAGGCGTGATCTTCGCGGTGATGCTCGCCTTCATTGCGATCAAGATCACTGGTGCCGTCTATTTCGAGAGCGTTCCCACTCAAGCCTTTGCCAACCTCCCCATTGAGCAGACCGTCGGCAACCTCGAAGGCAAGGAGATGCGCTTCGGCCCGACCGGCGGCCCGCTCTGGTCGGTGCTGACCACCTCAACCTCGAACGGCTCCGTCGGGGCCATGCACGACAGCCTCAATCCGATCACCGGGCTGATGCCGATGGTCGGCATGTGGCTCAACGCCACCTTCGGCGGCGTCGGCGTCGGCATGATCAACATGTTCCTCTACATCGTCGTCGGCGTCTTCATTGCCGGCATGATGATCGGCCGAACGCCGGAATATCTTGGCTGGCGTGTCGAGTCGCGGGAGGTGAAGTTCGCGCTCTTCGCGCTGCTCGCCCACGGCCTGTTCATCCTGGGCGGCACGGCGATCTTCGCGGCCACGCCATGGGGCGCAGACACTCTGAACAATGTCGGCCCACACGGTTTCTCCGAGATTCTTTACGAGTTCTCGTCTGCCAGCGCCAACAACGGCTCGGGCTTCGAGGGTCTCGGTGACAACACCGTGCCCTGGAACCTCGCGACCGGCATCGTGATGCTGCTCGCGCGCTTTATCCCGATCATCCTGCCGCTCGCCATCGTCGGCTCACTGTCTGCTAAACGTCGCAGCATGGAGTCAAGCGGCACGCTCAGCGTCGAGGGTGGTGTCTTCGCCACCATGCTCGCCGCCACCATCATCGTCGTCGGCGCGCTCACCTTCTTCCCTGCGGCGACGCTCGGGCCGATCGCCGAGCACGTCATCACCATGAACTGA
- a CDS encoding potassium-transporting ATPase subunit C, with product MQSLLTSIRIAVATMLICVAGYATAVWAVAQAVAPDTANGSLVTSQDGAIIGSRQIAQAFTRPEYFWPRTSAVDYDGAGAGGSNLSPTSTEVADRGREIVERYGATPQHLLPADLAAASGAGLDPHISEVGALYQVARVAEARGLDQSRVEALVRGAAFSPGGFLTQDRVINVLELNLALDKL from the coding sequence ATGCAGTCTCTTCTTACGAGCATTCGCATCGCTGTGGCGACCATGCTGATTTGTGTCGCCGGCTATGCCACCGCCGTCTGGGCCGTCGCTCAAGCTGTTGCGCCCGATACCGCCAACGGCTCGCTCGTCACGAGCCAGGATGGCGCGATTATTGGCAGTCGCCAGATTGCGCAGGCTTTTACGCGGCCCGAATACTTCTGGCCCAGAACCTCGGCTGTCGACTATGACGGCGCAGGCGCGGGCGGTAGCAATCTTTCGCCTACAAGCACGGAAGTCGCCGACCGCGGCCGGGAGATCGTGGAGCGCTACGGCGCGACCCCACAGCATCTCCTGCCTGCGGATCTCGCTGCTGCGTCAGGCGCCGGACTCGATCCGCATATCTCCGAAGTGGGTGCCCTATATCAGGTCGCTCGAGTCGCCGAGGCGCGAGGATTGGATCAGTCTCGGGTCGAGGCCCTGGTCCGCGGCGCCGCCTTCTCGCCGGGCGGCTTCCTGACCCAGGATCGCGTCATCAACGTCCTTGAACTCAACCTTGCGCTCGACAAATTATAA
- a CDS encoding sensor histidine kinase, which produces MGPQSLTDDTKRPSPEALLEKAEQEMRGRLKIFLGAAPGVGKTYEMLMSGRARKADGDDVVIGMVETHGREETEALVEGLEVIPRTKVAYKGQHLEEMDLDAVLERHPQLVLVDELAHSNAPGSRHPKRYLDVLEILDRGIDVYTTLNIQHIESLNDVVAQITRIRVRETVPDTIIDRADDVEIIDLTPDDLIRRLHEGKVYLPKIARRAIENYFSPGNLTALRELALRRTAQRVDQQLLSQMRAQAIEGPWPAGERVLVCISEDSRSAGLIRYAKRLADRLYARWTALYVEGRRNLQLSEDERDRVAEALRLAQNLEGDAVTIPGGDGRVADDVIAYAHANNITHIVIGKSSRSRWFEILHGSVVHELVRRAGNISVHVVAGDKETEVRASRRPVETASLRRRPDWMAYGKSTLVVAAAIGVGLLLWPWIGVEHIGLIFLTAVVTVAVWSGLLPSLYTSVISAASYNFFFTDPYHTFLISRPREIVSVVFFTIVAIIVSNVAAQARAQTVAARARARTTESLYSFSRKLAGAGVLEDVLWATAYQMASMLNVRVVILLPDNGAVAVRAGYPPDDTLVDADIAAARWAWEHNRPAGRGADTLPGAKRLYLPLITGSTPVGVVGLDNDRKGPLLTPEQQRLFDALADQAAVAIERIQLVAELDRARLAAEADKLRSALLTSISHDLKTPLASILGAAGTLRDYANAMSEADRADLLATVIDESERLNRFIANLLDMTRIETGAMEPNASLQYLDDIVGSALRRASKITSRHRTVTEISPNLPMLKLDPVLFEQVLFNLFDNAAKYAPPSTTIRIRAWDDGRWATIQIIDEGPGIPPADLERVFDSFHRVRKGDHVLAGTGLGLSICKGFIEAMGGTITASNRTDRSGAIFTIRMPVPTDRPKLEEL; this is translated from the coding sequence ATGGGGCCCCAGAGTTTGACAGACGACACAAAGCGTCCATCTCCTGAAGCCTTGCTCGAAAAGGCGGAGCAGGAAATGCGTGGCCGTCTCAAGATTTTCCTGGGGGCAGCGCCGGGCGTCGGTAAAACTTACGAAATGCTGATGTCCGGGCGCGCGCGGAAAGCTGATGGCGACGATGTCGTGATCGGCATGGTGGAGACTCATGGGCGCGAGGAAACGGAAGCGCTTGTCGAAGGCTTGGAAGTCATCCCGAGAACGAAGGTCGCGTACAAGGGCCAACATCTCGAGGAAATGGACCTCGACGCGGTGCTTGAACGGCATCCGCAACTCGTTCTGGTCGATGAGCTTGCACATTCAAACGCGCCAGGCAGCCGCCATCCAAAACGTTATCTTGATGTCCTTGAGATTCTTGATCGAGGCATTGACGTTTATACGACGCTCAATATTCAGCACATCGAAAGCCTCAACGATGTGGTAGCGCAAATCACCCGCATCCGGGTTCGCGAAACAGTCCCAGACACCATCATAGACCGAGCCGACGATGTCGAGATTATCGACCTGACGCCGGATGACCTAATCAGGCGTCTTCACGAGGGAAAGGTCTACCTTCCTAAGATCGCCAGGCGTGCGATTGAAAACTACTTTTCGCCCGGCAATCTCACCGCGCTGCGCGAACTGGCATTGCGACGCACGGCACAGCGGGTCGATCAGCAATTGCTGTCGCAGATGCGTGCTCAGGCAATCGAAGGACCCTGGCCTGCTGGCGAGCGCGTCCTGGTGTGCATCAGCGAGGATTCGCGTTCTGCGGGTCTTATTCGCTATGCCAAGCGCCTTGCAGATCGGCTGTATGCCCGATGGACGGCGCTTTATGTCGAGGGTCGGCGCAATCTGCAACTAAGCGAAGATGAGCGTGATCGCGTTGCCGAAGCGCTTCGGTTGGCCCAGAACCTTGAGGGTGATGCAGTTACGATCCCCGGCGGCGACGGTCGTGTTGCCGATGACGTTATCGCCTACGCGCACGCGAACAACATCACTCACATCGTCATCGGCAAGAGCAGCCGATCGCGCTGGTTTGAAATCCTGCATGGTTCCGTCGTGCATGAGCTTGTACGTCGTGCTGGCAACATCAGCGTGCATGTCGTTGCAGGTGACAAGGAAACCGAAGTCCGCGCTTCCAGAAGGCCCGTCGAAACGGCCAGTCTCCGGCGCCGTCCCGATTGGATGGCCTATGGCAAATCGACGCTTGTTGTTGCTGCCGCGATCGGGGTTGGCTTGCTGCTCTGGCCTTGGATCGGAGTTGAGCACATCGGCCTGATTTTCCTGACGGCGGTTGTAACCGTCGCCGTATGGTCCGGGCTCCTACCATCGCTTTATACGAGCGTGATATCTGCGGCCAGTTATAATTTTTTCTTCACCGATCCCTATCACACCTTCTTGATTTCGCGTCCGCGCGAAATCGTTTCGGTCGTTTTCTTTACGATTGTCGCGATCATCGTATCAAATGTCGCCGCCCAGGCGAGAGCGCAGACGGTCGCCGCTAGGGCAAGAGCTCGTACGACGGAATCCCTTTATTCATTTAGCCGCAAGCTTGCCGGGGCCGGTGTGCTTGAGGACGTGCTATGGGCCACAGCCTACCAGATGGCGTCGATGCTGAACGTTCGCGTCGTCATCCTGCTTCCTGACAATGGCGCAGTCGCGGTCAGAGCTGGTTATCCGCCCGACGATACATTGGTTGACGCCGACATAGCCGCTGCGCGATGGGCCTGGGAGCACAATCGGCCGGCCGGCCGCGGCGCCGACACGCTGCCGGGGGCGAAGCGACTTTATCTGCCGCTGATCACCGGAAGTACACCGGTCGGCGTGGTCGGGTTGGATAACGACAGAAAAGGCCCATTGCTGACGCCTGAGCAACAACGGCTGTTTGATGCGTTGGCCGACCAAGCAGCGGTTGCCATAGAGCGCATTCAGCTCGTTGCCGAACTCGACAGAGCCAGACTGGCGGCAGAAGCTGACAAGCTGCGCTCGGCGCTCCTCACTTCGATCTCCCATGACCTCAAGACACCGCTTGCGTCAATTCTTGGCGCCGCCGGGACGCTGAGGGACTATGCGAATGCAATGTCGGAAGCTGATCGCGCCGATCTGCTCGCGACGGTTATTGACGAATCCGAACGTCTGAACCGCTTCATTGCCAATCTTCTCGACATGACCCGGATCGAGACGGGGGCGATGGAGCCCAATGCTTCGCTCCAGTATCTGGACGACATTGTCGGCTCGGCACTCCGACGCGCCTCAAAAATCACGTCGCGCCACCGGACGGTCACGGAGATATCGCCGAATTTGCCGATGCTCAAGCTCGACCCGGTCCTCTTCGAGCAGGTGTTGTTCAATCTATTCGACAACGCCGCCAAATACGCACCTCCCAGCACCACGATCCGCATTCGCGCCTGGGACGATGGCCGATGGGCCACGATTCAGATCATCGACGAAGGACCAGGTATTCCTCCGGCCGATCTTGAACGCGTCTTCGACAGTTTCCACCGCGTCCGCAAGGGGGATCATGTCCTCGCCGGCACGGGATTGGGCCTGTCGATCTGCAAGGGGTTCATCGAAGCGATGGGTGGAACAATCACGGCCAGCAACAGAACAGATCGCAGCGGCGCCATCTTCACGATCCGCATGCCGGTCCCGACCGACAGGCCAAAACTGGAAGAATTGTGA
- a CDS encoding response regulator transcription factor: MTNSSVKILVVDDEPPIRKLLRVGLTAEGYTILEATNARNAIEKVEADQPDLILLDLGLPDMQGHDLLTKWRNDLLELPIIILSSRTDEAGIVKALELGADDYVTKPFGTKELVARIRVALRHKLQQQGERPIFQTGELSVDLVKRIVRVTDKEVKLSPKEYDILRVLVQHAGKVITHQHLLNQVWGGSTDVQYLRVYVRQLRQKIERSPDGPQYITTETGVGYRLREAE, from the coding sequence ATGACGAATTCATCGGTAAAGATCCTCGTGGTCGATGACGAACCCCCAATCCGCAAATTGCTGCGGGTGGGGCTCACTGCGGAGGGCTACACGATCCTCGAAGCGACGAACGCCAGGAACGCGATAGAGAAGGTCGAGGCCGACCAGCCCGATTTGATCCTCCTCGACCTCGGCCTTCCCGACATGCAGGGACACGATCTTCTGACCAAGTGGCGCAACGATCTCCTCGAACTGCCGATCATCATCTTGTCGAGCCGCACCGACGAAGCCGGCATCGTCAAGGCACTGGAGCTTGGGGCTGACGACTATGTGACCAAGCCCTTCGGAACCAAGGAACTGGTGGCGCGCATCCGCGTCGCCCTGCGCCACAAACTCCAGCAGCAGGGCGAACGTCCGATCTTCCAGACCGGCGAGCTGTCCGTCGATCTCGTAAAGCGGATCGTCAGAGTCACGGACAAGGAGGTGAAACTGTCGCCGAAGGAATACGACATCCTTCGGGTCCTCGTACAGCATGCAGGCAAGGTCATCACGCATCAACATCTGCTCAATCAGGTCTGGGGCGGATCTACGGATGTCCAATACTTGCGCGTCTACGTCCGACAGCTTCGTCAGAAGATCGAGCGGAGCCCAGACGGTCCGCAATACATTACGACGGAAACGGGGGTCGGTTACCGGCTGCGCGAAGCCGAATGA
- a CDS encoding LysR family transcriptional regulator, which produces MAALLQTPAVAEHLNFRHAANSLGISQSSISARVKALEEELGVLLFERNTRGVRLTAAGRHFVERITAGIEQLDYAVKSAGMAAQGECGRLRIGVHALIPRSFLAELIGQYREDHSSIELEIAEGTARDATMQVRADLLDIAFAVGAPELPDCHSRRIWTELPARVVIGPTLLTGICFCEKWGGAMTIRTGKSGRYRYYACSIKARQGETGCKGRAIPMDKLDNMVVSHIEERLLDPDRLEKLLGSVLGRRSDQAERRRQHITELQRRAAESELRLKRLNNAIEAGVADLDDPALAERIAGLKVIRDQAKVDAVRAQALLESPGHSSISPAMIHGFARRARERIRGTEGGYRRDHLRALAQRVEVADDAIRIMGSKTELLRTLMAGQGRRLPCPEAD; this is translated from the coding sequence ATGGCGGCTTTACTTCAAACGCCGGCGGTTGCCGAACATCTGAACTTCCGCCATGCCGCCAACTCTCTCGGTATAAGCCAATCAAGCATCAGCGCCCGCGTGAAGGCGCTGGAGGAAGAACTTGGTGTTCTCCTTTTCGAGCGCAATACACGCGGCGTCAGGCTGACAGCGGCCGGACGCCATTTTGTGGAGCGGATCACGGCAGGCATCGAACAACTCGATTATGCGGTGAAGTCCGCCGGCATGGCGGCGCAAGGGGAATGCGGCCGCCTGCGTATCGGCGTCCATGCCCTGATACCACGGAGCTTCCTCGCGGAGTTGATCGGACAATACCGCGAAGACCATTCCAGCATTGAGCTTGAGATAGCCGAAGGAACAGCCCGCGATGCAACCATGCAAGTGCGCGCCGACCTGTTGGACATCGCATTCGCAGTGGGCGCACCGGAACTGCCTGACTGCCATTCCCGCCGAATATGGACCGAACTGCCCGCGCGCGTCGTGATCGGGCCGACCCTGCTGACCGGCATCTGCTTTTGCGAGAAGTGGGGCGGGGCCATGACCATCCGCACCGGCAAGAGCGGCCGCTATCGCTACTATGCCTGCTCGATCAAGGCCCGGCAGGGTGAAACCGGCTGCAAGGGCCGGGCGATCCCCATGGACAAGCTCGACAACATGGTGGTCAGCCATATCGAGGAACGCCTGCTCGATCCCGACCGGCTGGAGAAGCTGCTTGGCAGCGTTCTCGGCCGCCGCTCCGATCAGGCCGAGCGCCGCCGCCAGCACATCACCGAATTGCAGCGCCGGGCGGCCGAATCGGAATTGCGCCTCAAGCGCCTTAACAACGCCATAGAGGCAGGCGTCGCCGATCTGGACGACCCGGCGCTTGCGGAGCGCATCGCCGGCCTCAAGGTGATCCGCGACCAGGCGAAGGTCGATGCCGTCCGTGCGCAGGCGCTGCTCGAAAGCCCCGGCCATAGTTCCATCAGCCCGGCCATGATCCACGGTTTCGCCCGCCGGGCGCGAGAGCGCATCCGGGGCACGGAAGGCGGCTATCGGCGGGATCATCTGCGCGCCCTGGCGCAGCGCGTCGAGGTCGCCGACGACGCAATTCGCATCATGGGATCAAAGACGGAGCTGCTAAGGACGCTTATGGCTGGCCAAGGGCGGCGATTGCCGTGCCCAGAGGCGGACTGA
- the dapA gene encoding 4-hydroxy-tetrahydrodipicolinate synthase encodes MITGSLVALATPMHADGAIDWEAFARLIEFHIEAGTDGIVVAGTTGEASTLSFAEHCALVREAVALVRGRVPVIAGTGANATAEAVELTQAAKDAGVDACLLVSPYYVKPTQEGLYRHHRAIAEAVAIPQILYNVPGRTGVDLKPDTAVRLAGVPHVVGLKEAAGDLDRMRHLLQACPSDFAVYSGDDATACEAMLAGAKGDISVTANVAPKLMHQMCRAALAGDESAARAIDARLERLHRDLFIESNPIPTKWALMRMGLMGPGIRLPLTPLDPACHSRVADALEYAGITLC; translated from the coding sequence ATGATTACGGGCAGTCTCGTTGCCTTGGCCACACCCATGCATGCCGACGGGGCGATCGACTGGGAAGCATTTGCCCGATTGATCGAATTCCACATCGAAGCGGGAACCGACGGGATCGTGGTGGCCGGAACAACCGGCGAGGCGTCTACACTCAGCTTTGCCGAGCATTGCGCACTCGTCCGCGAAGCGGTGGCGCTCGTCCGCGGGCGGGTTCCGGTGATTGCCGGAACCGGCGCCAATGCCACTGCCGAAGCCGTCGAGTTGACCCAGGCCGCGAAGGATGCCGGGGTCGATGCCTGTCTGCTGGTCAGCCCGTACTATGTCAAGCCAACCCAGGAAGGGTTGTACCGTCATCATCGGGCGATTGCCGAAGCGGTGGCCATTCCTCAGATACTCTACAACGTGCCCGGCCGGACGGGCGTGGATCTCAAGCCGGACACGGCCGTGCGATTGGCCGGCGTCCCCCATGTCGTGGGCCTGAAGGAGGCGGCGGGCGATCTTGATCGAATGCGTCACCTGTTGCAGGCCTGCCCGTCCGATTTTGCCGTATATTCGGGCGACGATGCCACTGCCTGTGAGGCAATGCTGGCGGGCGCCAAGGGCGACATCTCGGTGACAGCCAACGTCGCACCGAAACTGATGCATCAGATGTGTCGTGCGGCCTTGGCCGGCGACGAGTCTGCGGCGCGCGCCATCGACGCCCGTCTCGAACGGCTTCATCGGGATCTGTTCATCGAGAGCAACCCCATTCCCACCAAATGGGCGCTGATGCGCATGGGTCTGATGGGTCCGGGTATCCGGCTGCCATTGACGCCACTGGATCCGGCTTGTCATTCCCGCGTCGCTGACGCGCTTGAATACGCAGGAATTACACTATGTTAA